A stretch of the Epinephelus fuscoguttatus linkage group LG2, E.fuscoguttatus.final_Chr_v1 genome encodes the following:
- the zgc:158482 gene encoding very long-chain acyl-CoA synthetase: MMEIYLFSVILATILITPFALKTLSPYLWMDILYFGDLLRILVKFVSRRRRRPFFFVLDRFLEQTAAHPHKPFIVFENENYSYTSTDKRSNKTANALQSHPGYKAGDTVALFMGNEPAFMFTWLALAKLGSPVALLNHNIRTKSLLHCFNCCKATVLIAASELKEAVEDVLPSLIEQGVTVLLMTKHCDTPGIESFFDKVDEAPDTPLPRSLRSHITFKSPAVYIYTSGTTGLPKAAVVNQNRLLTALVVLSSNGVTSSDVIYLNLPLYHTAGFIVGFIGSIETGSTMILRRKFSASQFWDDCRKHSVTVVQYIGEVMRYLCSTPKKENDKDHKVRLAIGNGVRAEIWREFVNRFGNIQIREFYASTEGNVGFVNYAGKIGAIGRVNFFHKRLFPFALIKYDTERDEPIRDANGLCVESPKGETGLLVSKITDIAPFVGYAKNEEQTEKKRLRNVFKKGDLYFNSGDLMRIDKDNFIYFQDRVGDTFRWKGENVATNEVSDILSISDCLKEANVYGVQVPGHEGRVGMAAVTVKEGAEFSGSRIYNHVVSYLPSYARPRFIRIQNAVEVTGTFKQIKVKLVEESFDPGRIQDPLYILDDAEKSYVPLTAQVYSFIISGHIKL, from the exons atgatggagatatatttgttttcagttattttagcaACTATCCTCATCACACCGTTTGCGCTTAAAACTCTGTCCCCTTATCTGTGGATGGATATTCTGTATTTTGGGGATCTCCTGCGCATTTTGGTGAAGTTTGTCTCGAGGCGAAGAAGGAGAcctttcttctttgttttggacCGTTTTTTGGAGCAGACCGCCGCGCATCCACACAAGCCCTTCAttgtgtttgaaaatgaaaactaCTCGTACACTTCCACAGACAAGAGGAGCAACAAGACAGCCAACGCGCTCCAGTCTCACCCCGGATACAAAGCTGGAGACACCGTCGCACTTTTCATGGGGAATGAACCCGCCTTCATGTTTACCTGGCTGGCTTTGGCCAAATTAGGCTCTCCTGTGGCTCTCCTCAATCACAACATCCGCACAAAGTCTCTGCTGCACTGCTTTAACTGCTGCAAGGCCACAGTGTTGATTGCAGCCTCGG AGCTAAAGGAAGCAGTGGAGGATGTGCTGCCCTCACTCATCGAGCAGGGTGTCACCGTCCTCCTAATGACAAAACACTGTGACACCCCTGGGATTGAGAGCTTCTTTGATAAAGTGGACGAGGCACCGGACACCCCGCTCCCTCGATCTCTCAGATCACACATCACATTCAAAAGTCCTGCAGTTTATATTTACACCTCTGGGACTACAG GTCTCCCTAAGGCAGCCGTGGTCAATCAGAATCGCCTCTTAACAGCTTTGGTCGTTTTATCTTCAAACGGTGTAACATCCAGTGATGTCATCTACCTCAACCTGCCTCTGTACCACACGGCTGGATTCATCGTAGGGTTTATTGGTTCCATTGAGACAG GATCAACGATGATTCTGAGGAGGAAGTTCTCTGCCTCTCAGTTTTGGGAcgactgcaggaaacacagtgtgaCTGTTGTGCAGTACATAGGAGAGGTGATGCGTTACCTCTGTAGCACACCGAAG aaagaaaatgacaagGACCATAAAGTACGCCTGGCCATTGGCAACGGTGTCAGAGCGGAGATATGGAGAGAGTTTGTCAATCGCTTTGGGAACATTCAAATCCGAGAGTTTTACGcctccactgagggaaatgtgGGATTTGTCAACTATGCAGGGAAAATTGGAGCAATTGGACGAGTAAACTTTTTTCACAAG AGGCTGTTCCCCTTCGCCCTGATCAAGTATGACACAGAGCGGGATGAGCCAATTAGAGATGCTAATGGCCTCTGCGTGGAGTCGCCCAAAG GTGAGACAGGACTGCTGGTGTCAAAGATCACAGACATCGCTCCTTTTGTCGGCTACGCCAAGAATGAAGAACAGACGGAGAAGAAAAGACTTCGAAATGTTTTCAAGAAAGGAGATCTTTACTTCAACAGCGGTGACCTGATGAGGATCGATAAAGACAACTTCATTTACTTTCAGGATCGTGTAGGTGACACATTCAG GTGGAAAGGCGAGAATGTGGCAACGAACGAGGTGTCCGACATCCTGTCGATCAGTGATTGTCTCAAAGAAGCCAACGTTTATGGAGTCCAAGTACCAG GGCATGAGGGGCGGGTAGGAATGGCAGCAGTCACTGTGAAGGAGGGTGCTGAGTTCAGTGGAAGCAGAATATATAACCATGTGGTTAGCTACCTGCCTTCATATGCCCGACCTCGCTTTATCAGAATACAG AATGCCGTTGAGGTGACGGGGACTTTCAAGCAAATAAAGGTGAAGTTAGTGGAGGAGAGTTTCGATCCAGGACGTATCCAGGACCCTCTTTACATCCTTGATGATGCAGAGAAAAGTTATGTACCGCTGACAGCTCAGGTCTACAGCTTCATCATATCAGGACACATCAAACTATGA